The window GTCGGAGACGTTCGCCATGTCGGAGTGGCCGGTGTATGTGTTTCAGCATTTGCCGATTTTGTTGATCTTGGTGCTTATGGCGGTTTACCACCCGGGAGCCTACCTTCCCAGGCGGTTGACTGGTTGGAggctcaacaccaagaagcTGTTGAGAGAGGAAAGGATGAGAGAGGACGTGGAGAACTTGAAGGTGTTGGCGAGGAAAGATTCAAAGGCGTCGTCTGTACAGGGGAGTGAGCTGGATTGCTTTGAGAGGGTTGACCTTGACAAGGAGACCAAGTAAAACAAAGTAGGGAAAGGGGCTATGGGGACGGTTGTGGACGGAGGCGTGGCGCCATATTTCGTGTTTGTTCGGATGATGAGTTTAGGTACCTTGGGCAGGTAAGACTTTTGGAGTTATGGAATCGGATAGGTTTCATAGAACAAAAAACAGCCTCCAAAACGGCTGGTCTAACATGATTTGATTTAGAGCGTTCCCGATGACCTTTGAATCTATCCCATGATACCTGTCTTAAACCGCCTCATCCAACGACGGGTCAGCCGGCCAGAATATccaaatcaccaccacaatcaACTTCAACCCAGCCGCTGCCCACAACGCCCCGGCGACACCAAACTCTGTGTTCGCCAGCTTCCCTCCCAAGAACGCACCGAGCAGCAGCGACAGCGGCGCCGCCACCCTCCGATTCCGTTCCGCATTGTGCACCGCGAACAAGTCCGCATCGGAGAACAAGTCACAGTAGATGCTCGTCAGCACCACGCTCGTGAGCGCATTGTACTTGAGCGCCCGGCTCATGACAGCCTGCCCGCAGCTCTGAAACGCCACCAGCGCGATGGGCACGAGGACGTACCAGGCGACCGACTCCGGGTGCACGTCCGAGCCGGCCAGCGTGACCATGCAGGCGGCcgcgacgatgaggaggagttgggcgGTGAAGGACGCGCAGAGGACCCAGCGGCGTttggccgagaagaagcggtggaagcgggagaagagaaaggatcccaggaggaaggagaggagggaggtgccGGATTTGAGCCAGcgggtcgaggccgaggggtCGGCCaggccgaggccgatgtAGACGGTGTTTCCTTGAACGGGGTGTCAGTTTTTATATGGGGGTTTAAAAATGGAGGGAAAATGTGCGTGTCGTACCCGTTTGCATAGACACAAAACTCCCCCATACTGATATCGAGGCgctgtcgaggaggccgGTGATGAGATAGCAGAGGATGAGAATGAGATCGGCCCAATCACGGCTCACGTCCACCATGAAGTAATCCCGCCATTTTTGAAGCGTCGGCACGGCATCGTCTTTTGGCGGTCCCATTCTTTGCGATTGTGGCAGGAGAGGGCTCTCTTCGTTGGCGTGGGCCACAATCTcgttgttgaggatggttgATCGCGTCATGGCGGGCGAAAAAAAGGGCAGGGTTGAGTTTTTATATCGTATTCTTTATGTCTTGAAAACGCCCTCGGGCAGGGGTCTCGGCCAACAGAATCTCTTCCAGTGAGTCAACAGAAAAACTGTGAAGCGGGACTTGGCGGCATCACCCTTTTGGGCATTTGGCGAAGACGTGATCGCGGGAGGCGGCCAGAAACCCCCATGTTCTAGTCTTCAGCTTCGTTGTCGGTCCGTTGCCCCTGAGGTAAGGGAAGTTTTGACAAAGTGAGTGAATCGCTGGTGCCGTGACGCGGTGTCGGCGCGGGGGGGGAGCTCCATGGAAAAAGCCGTGGGATAGAAGGGATCTTATCCACTGACGGCAGGGCTGAGGATGGCCAATCAGGGGCTGGGTTCATGATGTCATTAACGCCTAGCCAAGAGAGGAACTCAATCGTCGTGGTTGACCTTTCACCTTTCCACTGAAGAGTAACAACTTCTGCGAAAGTTCATCCGACAACGCCGATGTTTGAAGAGATTCCATCAATCATGAGGCTGCAATGAGTGTGGACGGGAATCTCTCGGTGGCGCTCGGCATCGTGGAAACCAATTGGACTTGCGAACACAGTTCTCTTGCATCAGTGATCGCTACGATGTCCAACTTGGGATGAGCCCCTCACACTTTCAAGGAAGGTAGGAGCTGCTCCAGGGAAATAGTAGAGCTACCCCTCTATCCGATTCCCGAGTGGTGATGCCAtagagagaagaaagaatTGGTCACCGAGAAGCCGTGTACCCGGATGCGATGGCTGTAGTCAGCAACCATGCGGTGGGATGAAGTGGTATAAAACCCGGATATGATCAATTGATACGGTAGATTACTTTTTCTACCTCGTGTTTGTGTGCCTGGGTTGTTCAAAATGCGTTTCTCCAGCAattcccttcttctcggagCAGTAGCCCTGGTCTCTGCCATTCCCGTCCAGGACAGTCCTCGCCAGAGGCTTCTCGACGGCAAACCGCTTCCTGGCAAATACCGGAGCAAGAATCCATATACCCCCGGTTATCGTGATCCCTATGACACAGCCGTGGATTCCATCGGGAAGGGCCTCGACCCCTTGCCCTGGCGcaatggcgatggcgccTCAGTTCTTGGTCCGTGGAACAGAGAGCGAGCAAGACAAAATCCAGACCTCGTCCGTCCCCCTTCCACAGACAGCGGcaacatccccaacctccgcTGGAGTTTCGTAGACTCCCACATCAGAATCGAGGCATGCctgctcccccttcccccaccacacCTTTATCACTAACTTTTCCCCCCAAGGAAGGAGGCTGGACCCGGCAAACCACCATCCACGAGCTCCCCACCTCGATCGAGCTCGCCGGCGTAAACATGCGTCTCGACCACGGCGCCATCCGCGAACTCCACTGGCACAAAGAAGCCGAGTGGGCCTATGTCTTGTCAGGCTCCGTCCGCGTGACAGCCCTGGACTACGAAGGCGGCAACTTCATCGACGACCTCTCCCAAGGCGACCTGTGGTACTTCCCCTCCGGCGTCCCCCATTCCCTCCAAGGCCTCGACCCCAACGGGACCGaattcctcctcatctttgACGACGGCCGCTTCTCGGAAGAAAGCACGTTTATCCTCACCGACTGGTTCGCGCACACGCCCAAGAGCGTGATAAGCAAGAACTTCCACCTCGCCCCCGAGGTGTTTGAGAGGGTGCCCAAGAGGGAGAAGTACATCTTCCAGGGGAGCAAGCCGGGGAGcatagaggaggaggagccaaAGGGGAAGAATGTCAAGAAGAGCAAGTACCAGTTCACGCATCGGATgctggagcaggaggcgcacGTGACGAGcggggggaaggtgaggatTACGGACTCGAAGAATTTCCCGATCAGCAagacggtggcggcggcgcatCTGGACATGGAGGTGGGGAGCCTGAGGGAGATGCATTGGCATCCCGATGCGGACGAGTGGAGCTTTTTCATcagggggagggcgagggtaACGGTTTTTGCGGCCGAGGGGACGGCGAGGACGTTTGACTACCAGGCTGGGGACGTGGGCATTGTGCCGAAGAATATGGGGCACTTTATTGAGAATATTGGGGATGAGCcgttggaggtgttggagatTTTTAGGGCGGATGAGTTTAGAGATTTCTCGCTTTTCCAATGGTTGGGCGAGACGCCGAgaaggatggtggttgatacCTTGTTTGCGGATGACAAGGAGGCCGGGGAGAAGTTTTTGAAGGAGATAGACAATCCGGTCAAGGACGAAATTACGCTGCCAGATATTAAgaatgacgaggaagaagacgactTGTAAGGGGGACACTGGGGAGAAGAATATTGTTTATGTCATTATATTGAGAAGCTTTATATACCGAGAAAATATCTTGCACCAGAGAAAGAACGCAACGAGATGTCCCTTATCATCGGCCTGACCCACCAGCCCGCAAACGCCATGCTTCCATATCCCAAGCCACAGAAAGACAGTAAGATTACATGTAGTGCATCATCTGCTGAGGAGCACCAGGCCGCTTCTTCTCAATGATGAGAATCGTCTCAATGAACTGCCGCTCCAAGGTGTcgctcttccttctcctggcCAACAAGCTTGCCGTCTTGAGCACGTTCTTGATCTGCCGACCattgagcttgagctcg is drawn from Podospora pseudocomata strain CBS 415.72m chromosome 1 map unlocalized CBS415.72m_1, whole genome shotgun sequence and contains these coding sequences:
- a CDS encoding uncharacterized protein (EggNog:ENOG503P0NS; COG:S), which encodes MTRSTILNNEIVAHANEESPLLPQSQRMGPPKDDAVPTLQKWRDYFMVDVSRDWADLILILCYLITGLLDSASISVWGSFVSMQTGNTVYIGLGLADPSASTRWLKSGTSLLSFLLGSFLFSRFHRFFSAKRRWVLCASFTAQLLLIVAAACMVTLAGSDVHPESVAWYVLVPIALVAFQSCGQAVMSRALKYNALTSVVLTSIYCDLFSDADLFAVHNAERNRRVAAPLSLLLGAFLGGKLANTEFGVAGALWAAAGLKLIVVVIWIFWPADPSLDEAV
- a CDS encoding uncharacterized protein (EggNog:ENOG503NUDY; COG:G) gives rise to the protein MRFSSNSLLLGAVALVSAIPVQDSPRQRLLDGKPLPGKYRSKNPYTPGYRDPYDTAVDSIGKGLDPLPWRNGDGASVLGPWNRERARQNPDLVRPPSTDSGNIPNLRWSFVDSHIRIEEGGWTRQTTIHELPTSIELAGVNMRLDHGAIRELHWHKEAEWAYVLSGSVRVTALDYEGGNFIDDLSQGDLWYFPSGVPHSLQGLDPNGTEFLLIFDDGRFSEESTFILTDWFAHTPKSVISKNFHLAPEVFERVPKREKYIFQGSKPGSIEEEEPKGKNVKKSKYQFTHRMLEQEAHVTSGGKVRITDSKNFPISKTVAAAHLDMEVGSLREMHWHPDADEWSFFIRGRARVTVFAAEGTARTFDYQAGDVGIVPKNMGHFIENIGDEPLEVLEIFRADEFRDFSLFQWLGETPRRMVVDTLFADDKEAGEKFLKEIDNPVKDEITLPDIKNDEEEDDL